The Syntrophales bacterium genomic sequence CTTCGTCATGGGGGTATGAACGGAGATGAAGTCCGAGCTTTTCAGCAGCTCGTCGAAGGAGACGAGGGTGATGCCCAGCTTCTCCGCCGCCTCGGGGGAGATGAACGGATCGTAGGCAATGACCCGCATCCGCAGGCCCTGGGCCCGGTCAGAGACGATGCTCCCGACCCGGCCGATGCCGACGATGCCGAGGGTCTTGTTGTACACCTCGGCGCCCATGAACTTGTTCTTTTCCCACTTCCCGCCCTTCATGGAGGCCGTGGCCTGGGGAATCTCCCGCGCCAGGGAGAGCATCAGGGAAATGGCATGCTCGCCGGTGGTGATCGTGTTTCCCCCGGGGGTGTTCATGACGACGATGCCCCGCTTGCTCGCCTCGGGGATGTCCACGTTGTCCAGGCCGATTCCGGCGCGGCCGACGACTTTGAGGCTGTCCGCCGCCGCGACGATTTCCTTCGTGACCTTCGTGGCGCTCCGGATGATCAGGCCGTCGTACTCCTTGATGACCCCCTTCAGCTCGTCCGGCGTCAGGTTGGTCATGATGTCCACTTCGAGCCCGGGTGTATTCTTCAGGATCTCGATGCCCTGTGTCGACAGCGTATCGCTGATCAGTACCTTCTTCATAGGTGATTCTCCTTTGTTCTATTCGATGCCGGATCCTACAGGGATGCCACTTTCTGAAGAAATGCCTTCCCCAGTTCCGCCAGGGCCGTCCGGATGTCCTCCGGCTCGACGGTGGGGCCGCACCAGAAGCGGTATCCCGGAGGGGCGTCCTTGTAGGAATTGATGTCGAGGGCGATTTTCTTCTTCCCGAGGTCGCTCGCGACGTCCTTGAGGAACTTCGCCCGGGCGTCCTTGGGCAGGGCCTGGACCTTCTCGTGGACGACGGACAGGCAGACGGAGGTGTTCGAGCGCACCTCCCTGCCGGCGGCCAGGAAATCGACCCAGTCGTTCTTCGCCACCCAGTCCTCCACGACCTTCAGGTTCGCCTCGCTCCGGGCGATCAGTCCCTGGAGGCCGCCGACGGACGCGGCCCACTGCAGGGCATCCAGATAGTCCTCCACGCAGAGGAGGGAGGGGGTGTTGATCGTGTCGCCCTCGAAGATGGAGACGTTGACCTTTCCGCCCTTCTTCATGCGGAAGATCTTCGGGAGGGGCCACGGGGGGTCATAGGACTCGAACCGCTCGACCGCACGGGGACTCAGGACCAGCATGCCGTGGGCCGCCTCGCCTCCAAGGCATTTCTGCCAGGAGAAGGTCAGGACGTCCGTCTTCGACCAGTCGATGGGCATGGCGAAGGCGGCGCTGGTGGCGTCGCAGAGGGTCAGGCCCCGGCGGTCCGCCGGGATCCAGTCCCAATTCGGGATCTTGACGCCGCTGGTGGTCCCGTTGGCGACGAAGACCACGTCGCTGTTCCAGTCGATGGATGACAGGTCCGGGATCTTTCCGTAGTCGGCCTTCAGGATCGTCGGGTTGAGCTTGAGCTGCTTCTGGATGTCCGTCGCCCAGCCCTCGGAGAAACTCTCCCATACGAGGGCGGTCACGGATCGGGAGCCCAGGAGACTCCACATGGCCGCCTCGAAGGCGCCCGTATCGGAACCGGGCATGATTCCCACGAGGTAATTGTCCGGGATGCCCAGAATGCTCTTGGTTTCCTTGATGGCTTTCGCCAGTTTGTCCTTTCCCTGGGCCGAGCGGTGGGAGCGGCCTACCGGTGCGTCCTTGAGGACTTCCAGGCTCCATGCGGGCCGCTTGCTGCAGGGTCCGGAACTGAAATTGGGATTGTGCATGGCAGATACCTCTCTGTTTTTCTGACGAGCGGAATTCTATAACAAGATTGGATCGATTGTGCAAGCCCTTTTATCAGGGAAGATGCTTGATATGCTTACGGTTTTTCAGATTCCCGGGCCGGAGGCGCCGTTGCGCCGGGCGACTGGAGAAGGGAGGAGGGGGCTTCGGCACACCAGGGAAGAACACTTCGGGCTTGAAAGAAAGCTTTTGGAAATCTATAACGTCGACGTTGTTTTCCGGCATTTTGAGTCGTTGGGGGGGGTGATGGGGCGGAGTTATCCCAAAGGCGACACCGCCGAAGCGGGCGGTGAGGTGGACCTGAACCCGCAGTTCCTGCTGGCGCTGGAGCTGATGGAGCGGACGGAGCGGAACGTGTTCATCACGGGCCGCGCCGGCACGGGGAAATCGACCCTTCTGCGCTATTTCCGCGAGCACTCCGCGAAGCCTGTCGTTGTCCTGGCCCCCACGGGGGTCGCCGCCGTGACGGCCGGCGGCCAGACGATCCACTCCTTCTTCGGCTTCAAGCCGGACATCACCCCCTCGGCCATCCGCCGCCGCGTGAAGGGGGAAAAGGCGGATCTCTACCGCCGGCTGAAAATCATCATCATCGACGAGGTTTCCATGGTCCGGGCGGACCTGCTGGACTGCATGGACCGGTTCCTGCGACTCAACGGGCCGGCGGCGGACCGGCCTTTCGGCGGGGTTCAGATGATCTTCATCGGGGATCTCTACCAGCTCCCGCCGGTGGTGACGAGCCGGGAAAAGGAGATCTTCCGGTCCCATTATGCAACGCCGTTCTTTTTCAGCGCCCGGGCCTTCGAAGACTTCGAACTCGCCTTTGTCGAGCTGGAGACGG encodes the following:
- a CDS encoding phosphoserine transaminase codes for the protein MHNPNFSSGPCSKRPAWSLEVLKDAPVGRSHRSAQGKDKLAKAIKETKSILGIPDNYLVGIMPGSDTGAFEAAMWSLLGSRSVTALVWESFSEGWATDIQKQLKLNPTILKADYGKIPDLSSIDWNSDVVFVANGTTSGVKIPNWDWIPADRRGLTLCDATSAAFAMPIDWSKTDVLTFSWQKCLGGEAAHGMLVLSPRAVERFESYDPPWPLPKIFRMKKGGKVNVSIFEGDTINTPSLLCVEDYLDALQWAASVGGLQGLIARSEANLKVVEDWVAKNDWVDFLAAGREVRSNTSVCLSVVHEKVQALPKDARAKFLKDVASDLGKKKIALDINSYKDAPPGYRFWCGPTVEPEDIRTALAELGKAFLQKVASL